The following coding sequences lie in one Apium graveolens cultivar Ventura chromosome 3, ASM990537v1, whole genome shotgun sequence genomic window:
- the LOC141711039 gene encoding putative pectinesterase/pectinesterase inhibitor 33 produces the protein MATEMLILLIHICLSFIIISQALPDSDESPTAGGDISYWCQTTPHPEPCKYFLSHNFNSRPQNQTHFRQMMFQVALDRAELAQNYTARLESQCRSKRKKAAWNDCNKLLRDTILQLNRTLKGTKTHATGNNCSSFDAQTWLSAALTNLETCRSGSIELNVTKFIAPIIANNVSELISNSLAINQGFLTPGNDTNNNGGEEFPSWVTPGDRRLLQSSSWASRANVVVAKDRTGNFRSVQAAINYAAQVKRGNMRFIIYVKRGVYWENIAVASNLNNIMLVGDGLRYTVISSSRSVARGYTTYSSATAGIDGTGFIARGITFRNTAGPQSAQAVALRSASDLSVFYACGFEGYQDTLFVLAQRQFYKLCYIYGTIDFIFGNAAVVFQNCLIYVRRPLHGQVNVITAQGRADPFQNTGISIHFCRIMAAPDLIPAAKTTRTYLGRPWQQYSRTVLMKTYIDSLVSPQGWLAWQNSNFAWDTLYYGEYKNIGPGSSTRNRVKWKGYRAITSANEASRFTVANLIAGRAWLGATGVPFYSGL, from the exons ATGGCTACCGAGATGCTAATATTGTTGATACACATTTGTCTCTCATTCATTATCATTTCGCAAGCCCTGCCAGACTCCGATGAATCACCTACAGCTGGTGGCGATATCTCCTACTGGTGCCAAACTACTCCTCATCCTGAACCATGCAAGTATTTTCTGAGCCATAATTTTAATAGCAGGCCTCaaaatcaaactcattttcgtCAAATGATGTTTCAAGTAGCACTAGACCGCGCTGAACTCGCACAAAACTATACGGCCAGACTTGAAAGTCAGTGCCGTAGCAAAAGAAAGAAGGCTGCATGGAATGATTGTAACAAGCTATTACGTGACACCATTTTGCAACTCAATCGAACGCTGAAAGGCACAAAAACCCACGCAACTGGAAATAATTGCTCGAGTTTTGATGCTCAAACATGGCTAAGCGCTGCCCTGACAAACCTTGAGACTTGTCGATCGGGGTCAATTGAGCTAAATGTAACAAAATTCATAGCTCCAATCATCGCAAACAATGTTTCAGAATTGATAAGTAATAGTTTGGCAATCAATCAAGGCTTCCTGACACCAGGAAATGATACTAATAACAACGGAGGTGAAGAGTTTCCTAGTTGGGTCACACCTGGTGACAGAAGGCTGTTGCAATCTTCATCATGGGCATCGAGGGCGAATGTAGTGGTGGCAAAAGACAGAACAGGAAATTTCAGATCAGTACAGGCAGCTATAAATTATGCAGCACAAGTGAAGAGGGGAAACATGAGGTTTATAATATATGTGAAAAGAGGCGTTTACTGGGAGAATATTGCAGTTGCCAGCAATTTGAACAACATCATGCTAGTAGGTGATGGGCTGCGATATACTGTTATTTCTAGCAGCAGGAGTGTTGCTCGAGGATATACAACCTACAGCTCTGCAACTGCTG GAATTGATGGCACTGGATTCATAGCTCGTGGCATAACATTCCGCAACACAGCGGGTCCGCAAAGTGCCCAAGCAGTCGCCCTTCGATCCGCATCTGATCTCTCTGTTTTCTACGCCTGTGGTTTTGAAGGATATCAAGACACTCTTTTTGTTCTCGCTCAACGCCAATTTTATAAATTATGTTACATTTATGGCACTATCGACTTCATCTTCGGAAATGCAGCTGTAGTTTTCCAAAATTGTCTTATCTATGTTCGACGACCTCTACATGGCCAAGTGAATGTCATTACAGCTCAAGGTCGTGCTGATCCGTTCCAAAACACCGGCATTTCAATCCATTTTTGCCGAATAATGGCCGCGCCGGATCTTATTCCGGCGGCGAAAACAACTAGAACATACTTGGGGAGACCATGGCAGCAATATTCAAGAACCGTATTGATGAAAACATACATAGATAGTTTAGTTAGCCCACAGGGTTGGCTGGCCTGGCAAAATAGTAACTTTGCATGGGATACTCTATACTACGGGGAATACAAAAACATTGGGCCTGGTTCTTCAACTCGAAACAGGGTGAAATGGAAGGGCTATCGTGCTATTACTAGTGCTAATGAGGCTTCTAGGTTCACTGTAGCCAATCTTATAGCAGGCCGGGCTTGGTTAGGGGCCACTGGGGTGCCCTTCTATTCAGGGCTTTAA